The Metallosphaera hakonensis JCM 8857 = DSM 7519 genome includes the window GGACTGGATAGCGATCAGAGTTTTAAAGGATTTAGTCTTAGTCGAATAGTCAACATTCCACTCGTTGAGAGGTAACGAAACCCTTGAGGTCAATGTAATTTTGTGGAGATTGTGGAAGTGTATGTCCAGAGACTTCGCTTGTCCAGAGAACCTGATTCCTCTTTTAGGAACACACTACCTCTTTACCTACTAACAGACCTTAGTTCGCTGTCCCTTACATACTGTCATGAGAAGCACTTCACACTTAACCTCGGGTAGGCTGTGACTTACTTTTCCACCATGATAAGAGTCCTAGCTTAGACTTCCTTACTGCGTATCCACCAGATCCCATCTAGATCGATGCCATGGACTTAGGAGGAGTTACTTAAAGAGACCGCGCTATGAATATGCTCTCTTCCTACCTTAGGTTTAAATCTACTCTGACAGATCATAACACCATGAGATACGTCAACAAATTAGCGATAGTCGGAGGGAGTAGGTCGCTAGCTGGCTCACTTATCTGGCCTTTCACGGCGTTCGCATTGTTCAAAGTGTATCACCTTAGCCTCGATTTCATTTCAATTTACTTCATAATTCAAGGGATCGTGGGTATTGTGGCCTACCTCCTGGGAGGGTACTTGACTGACCTCCTAGGTAGGGTTAGGGTCTTAGTTCTTTCCGCTCTGTTTTCTTCGGTCTCCCTCTTTCTGGCTTACTTAACCAATACACAGTGGTCCGTGGTTACCTTCATCCTAATACAAACGTTCTTTAATAGCTTATACAACGTGGCTAATACTTCTCTTGTAGGGGACCTGAACAGGAACTTCTCTGGTCTAGTTAAGGACTACAGTAGGATCAGGGTAGGGATTAACGCAGGTTGGGCAGTGGGACCTGCAATAGGGGGCTTACTGTTTTACAGCTTGGGGTTCAGGGTTCTCCTCCTCATCTCCTCCCTAATTCTTCTCCCTCTGGTGCCACTTCTCCTTTCCCTTCCGGAGGTTAAGGGAAACGTGAGGATCTCCCTCCAAGTTGACAGGACCTTTCTGAAGTTCCTAATTCCAACGTTCCTCACGTTCATGGTCATGGGACAACTTGGGTTCAGCTTATTAACCTTTTACAACACTATTTTCAAATTGACGACCTTCCAGGTAGGTCTACTATTCCTGGAGAACGGGCTCATTATCGTGGCCCTTCAAGAGATTGTTGGGAGAAAATTGAGTTTCAACATGATCTCCATGGGAATGCTGATCTACTCAATCGCATATTTCGCAGTCGCGTTCTCCTCTAACTTCATTCTGGCAATCTTGGATATGGGCTTCATAACCCTGGCGGAGATGATCGTATCTCCCCTCTCTCAGGCTTTAGCTTCCTACCTCTCGGAGAAGAACACAAGGGGGAGGAAAATGGGGGTTTATAACATGGTAACCGCTTTGGGTAGAACCTCAGGGTCTTCATACGTCTCCTATCTCATGAACTATTACCTGAGTTCACCGGCCATTCTATGGTCTAACGTTGCGATCATTGGAGTAATATCAGCTGTTCTATATTACTTCCTTGTCCCCGTTAGAGTTACGGTGGAGAGGAGGGATTAGAACTTGCAACGAGAATCATAGTTCACCTCCCCCATACGTTATACTTTGGTGCCTTCAATAATAGATATAGATTGAAAGTAAATCATAACCTGAGTTAATATTCTTTTCACTACCTCCCTAGAACGGAAGCGTAAATCAATATTAAACCTTGAATTCCCCGTGCATCTCCCCATGACTTTCCTCAATTCTCCTTAATTCCTCCTCAGAGATGATCTCTCTCAATCTCATTAACCCGTTCCTGCACCTACTTCTACTATACTCGTCCGCAAGTATTAACAGGAATTCGTCCCAACTTCTCCCACCCTTCATCCTTTTCAATTTCTCTTTAACTTCCTTCGACACGGTGATAGTGGTGATCCTCTGCATAATTAATAATTCGTGACTATGATCTAAAAACATGATATCATAACGAGACCAGGAGATTATGAATTGATGGATAGCATGAGCACATACCAATAACCTCTAACGTGTATTTTGGTAAATTCTAATTTTATAAATCTCAATTTTCTCATTTTGGAATCAAGGTCGATCGTTCTTAAAAATCCAATGATTGTACTCTCATTCTTTTTAATTTAACTACAACAATAAGGTGATTGAATCTAAAATGTCTACCATCGAGAAGCATAAGGAGGGTTATGTAAAAATCAGAGTAATAGAAAGCTTGCAAGAGTTATCTTTAGCACTAAAATTTTTAAAAGAAGATTTAAGTAAAAATTCGGCCAGCAAGGCGTTTATGTCATGGAAGGCCCTCTTGAGTGCCCTCGTTGTCATTAACCTAGAAAAGATGCCTCGATATGAAAAGGAGAGAAAATGGTACTACAGGACTGGATTCCTCGCTCCTGCCACAAGCTTGAAGCGGATTTCGCAGAGGTTAGATGAATTGGGATATAAGGTAATTTACCCGACTGCTATTGCATTGCAACTCCGTAGATACGCCCTTAATGGACTTTACAAGGAGGCTAGCGACTATGCCAATCGAAATGAGGCAATGAAGGATGTAATACATCTATCTAAGGAGATTTTTAACTTGGTGAAAACCCTCTTCAAGGAGTACTGGGATAACGAAATT containing:
- a CDS encoding MFS transporter produces the protein MRYVNKLAIVGGSRSLAGSLIWPFTAFALFKVYHLSLDFISIYFIIQGIVGIVAYLLGGYLTDLLGRVRVLVLSALFSSVSLFLAYLTNTQWSVVTFILIQTFFNSLYNVANTSLVGDLNRNFSGLVKDYSRIRVGINAGWAVGPAIGGLLFYSLGFRVLLLISSLILLPLVPLLLSLPEVKGNVRISLQVDRTFLKFLIPTFLTFMVMGQLGFSLLTFYNTIFKLTTFQVGLLFLENGLIIVALQEIVGRKLSFNMISMGMLIYSIAYFAVAFSSNFILAILDMGFITLAEMIVSPLSQALASYLSEKNTRGRKMGVYNMVTALGRTSGSSYVSYLMNYYLSSPAILWSNVAIIGVISAVLYYFLVPVRVTVERRD
- a CDS encoding antitoxin VapB family protein; protein product: MQRITTITVSKEVKEKLKRMKGGRSWDEFLLILADEYSRSRCRNGLMRLREIISEEELRRIEESHGEMHGEFKV
- a CDS encoding PaREP1 family protein; the protein is MESKMSTIEKHKEGYVKIRVIESLQELSLALKFLKEDLSKNSASKAFMSWKALLSALVVINLEKMPRYEKERKWYYRTGFLAPATSLKRISQRLDELGYKVIYPTAIALQLRRYALNGLYKEASDYANRNEAMKDVIHLSKEIFNLVKTLFKEYWDNEIEEHYRLARKELPNLQGTGPC